Proteins encoded in a region of the Rutidosis leptorrhynchoides isolate AG116_Rl617_1_P2 chromosome 9, CSIRO_AGI_Rlap_v1, whole genome shotgun sequence genome:
- the LOC139867953 gene encoding uncharacterized protein, protein MESVFRLCNCGEADKVKYATGNLSGGALTWWTAYAGTVGWTAALAIPWETLKTMLAGKYCPRNQVLKFEVEFWELRMKNLEVEEYSNRFLELAALCPSMVTPESKKIEKYIIGLPPQIQGNVIAAGKETIETTMLMTQNLVMAVRRNAKEKQTEVKATDKKRKFEPTQGTCQNSNKKVGDTIKSGYIGTKPLCNHCDRHHYGFCTAVCGKCKKIGHSAKNCKVGLPTINTNQTGPTCFCYGEKGHYKTNCPKNNTATTGNAKGRAFVMTAEEARDDDDVITGTFLVNNCYASVLFDTGADRSYVSTEFCALFDENPQNLDTKCLVEMANRKFIKVDRMYKECNLTLANKNFKVDLLPVELGRFDVVLGMDWLSPMKVGIQCFDKTINIPLETGEILVIQGDKSGSKLNLISCIKT, encoded by the coding sequence atggaatctgtgTTTCGTTTGTGTAACTGCGGTGAAGCTGACAAGGTCAAGTATGCTACTGGAAATCTATCTGGTggagctttaacttggtggactgcataTGCTGGTACAGTTGGATGGACTGCTGCCCTAGCCATACCATGGGAAACATTAAAAACCATGCTGGCTGGTAAGTATTGTCCCAGGAATCAAGTCCTGAAATTTGAAGTCGAATTCTGGGAGTTAAGAATGAAAAATCTTGAAGTTGAAGAATACAGCAACCGATTTCTGGAGCTAGCTGCTCTATGCCCTAGTATGGTTACTCCTGAAAGCAAGAAGATTGAAAAGTATATCATcggtcttcctcctcagattcaggGGAATGTTATAGCTGCTGGTAAAGAAACTATTGAGACTACGATGTTGATGACTCAAAATCTGGTTATGGCTGTGAGAAGAAATGCCAAGGAAAAACAGACCGAAGTGAAGGCTACTGATAAAAAAAGAAAGTTTGAGCCTACTCAAGGTACATGTCAGAATTCAAACAAGAAGGTTGGTGATACTATAAAAAGTGGTTATATTGGAACAAAGCCGCTATGTAATCACTGTGATAGGCATCATTATGGGTTTTGCACTGCTGTGTGCGGAAAATGTAAGAAGATTGGTCACTCAGCCAAGAATTGCAAGGTTGGTCTGCCTACTATAAATACAAATCAAACCGGGCCTACTTGTTTCTGTTATGGGGAAAAGGGGCATTACAAAACCAACTGCCCTAAGAACAATACTGCAACAACTGGTAATGCTAAGGGAAGAGCATTCGTCATGACTGCTGAAGAAGCTAGGGACGACGATGACGTCATTACTGGTACATTTCTTGTCAACAACTGCTATGCTTctgttttattcgatactggtgctgatagaagttatgtgtctactgaattcTGTGCCTTATTTGATGAGAACCCTCAAAACTTAGACACTAAGTGTCTTGTAGAAATGGCCAACAGGAAATTTATAAAAGTTGACCGGATGTACAAGGAATGTAATCTGACTCTAGCCAATAAAAACTTCAAGGTTGACTTATTGCCTGTTGAACTAGGAAGATTTGATGTAGTcttagggatggattggttatccccGATGAAAGTGGGTATCCAGTGTTTTGATAAGACAATTAATATTCCTCTCGAAACTGGTGAAATTCTTGTTATCCAAGGAGATAAGAGTGGTTCCAAACTTAATCTTATCTCATGCATCAAAACCTGA